TTTCAAAAGGGAAAACAATTGTAAACTTTTGATATAACACAAACTATAAGAAACAGTATaggtgaatttcttttttcacaaaATTATACACATACGAACTATACTAACAAGCGACATTATACCTTCGACTGaaagtaattattaatacaacAGTGCATTTGCAAATTTCATATGTTATTATCAGCTCTCTTCAATCAAAATGAGTATTCTTTTTGATCAATAATCCATAACACGTTACAACGAATCAATCGTCAATTTTCATCCAAGCTTTTCCAAAGCAATGAATTTCTTCTAAGTacagtaataataaattttatactattactAAATATACTTGcaactaaaatttttataccaGTCTTTGTATAAtcgtttaaaattttacacAGGAACATATTGGTACATATTTACCAACATGTGAGATGTATTTGTTACGTATATGGATCTTACATGTATTGTAAATGCTGCCTTTGATGAAACAATAAACACAAAATGATGAAAAAGGTTTAAGGCACATGAATAATGGAAGAATTGACCAAATATGATTACGCAACAACAGCAAATGAGAAAAAAATGGTAGCTTCTAATATACTAATTACAACCTTCTTAATGAAGCCATACTGAGGGAACTGCATTTGGCCTTTCGTGTCGGTTGAACCGACATAGGTGCTACTAGAACATCATCTCTAGATGGCGAGCCTGAACCACCATTACCCAGCTCCTGGAAAGATACACGAATATCTATTTATCCTACTCATATATACACAAACAAAATCACTTAAGCCACACAAGTAACATTTAGTTTGCTAGCAAAGAACAGAAAGAACAACTAATGTACCATGCAAGTTCATAGGtgtattgaagaaaaaaatgcTTATACATGTGGTTTTTCTCAGtgcaaatatattttacaaaaaagtaACGTAAAGAAAAGTAAGAAAATAACAAAAAGGGATCCAGCCTtgaatttataaatgaaaacaaaaattaaaaaattttttaaaagtttgCTATTACAAAACATCTTTATAAGGGGGCGAAGTAactttataaaaatatcaatgctTTAACATTTGTAGAATCTACTTCTGAAAATATCGCCCTAATTATTAACAAGATAAATTTAGAGTTCTGTATTTAATTTGTGACGCGAAGTATTTTGATCCAGTCGAAACACTGTGTGACGTCATTCTCCTAAAATCAATGTCATctattgaaaaaatatgattctattttatccTCCTCTCTACTCCTTTTCACAAGAGGAAATTTTCAGAAACTAAATTACTGTTCTTTACATGAACTGTTTAGCACTGAATTATTCAACAAATGTTTGTTAAGATAAACGTGCTATATTATACTTAcgtgataaaaaatgaaaatgtaacgcTACAGCAGCATAAACATAAAACTGTATCATTAATCTTGTATCGAAAGAAACATAGCAAAAAGGACAAGATCGACATACACTATGGATAAATTAATGTAACTCGTAGAATAACAAATTAAGcagaataatatattaaaatgaatataagAAAAGGAcaatatgtaataattaatatacaataaattaatCTTTTGAAGAAAAAGCGAACacagtaaaaaaagaaacagataaATATCTTAATCAACGTTTGAAAATCTGTAAAGATACAATATCAAGAACAtcaaaatatgtacaaaagcaatAATATTCTCATGGTTCCAAAACCATGATCTTTAAATAGATCCTAGTAGAAAGAGTAAAATGGCCAAGATAAGAAAGGGTAgttaattaaaagcaaaataaaaGTTACAGCAAGCAAAAATTAGTTGGAGAAATTAAAAGCTATTTTAAGAGAAGACAATCTCCTGTCGTGAAATGAAAGTAAATGaggagaaatggaaaaaaagtaTAAGCTAAATatactaaagaaaaaaaattcatgcGATAATAAATTGTCAACTAACGTTAATGTTATTGCAACTAGCAAGTCGCATCTGTGCAAGCTGTTGACTCGCTGGTGTAAGACTATTAGTTGATCCAAATGGTGACATCATTGTTGACATCGCTCTCTTCAACTTGCTTGGAGTTTTATTAAAACTAAACGCTCTGCCGACTTTCATCCTTGTACGAGAAGCAAACCTGAAGAAAAACATTTATTGCAGATTTATTTAAACTTTAGTTTCCATATAGAAATTGAACTGAagcatttattgaaattttattttccccTGATCGATATAATTATTATGTTTGAATAAACGAATTGTATCAAATAACatgttacaaaataatttatagaaaCATGCCACTGAACAgagggaaaataaattttctagcAAATCAAGGGATGTAGCAAACCCCAAACCTTAATAAACCAGTTCAAGTAAAAATTATACCACAATTTTAATATGCATGCAAAAGGTGAATTGTAGTTTAGCAATAATTTTGGAATCTTTTCATGCCAGACTATAGATATTACAAGACTATGTTATAAATGgaagaatatatgtatataaaaagaatttataattccagaaatacaaatttttaaagataattaCTAAATCTTTTGTCATTTATTAATAAGAACACCAGTGATTGAAATATATTAGTCATGTAAATTATTATGAAGATATgtgttaaaattttcaatattttcaatgtatatatatgtatatataaaatctTTCAATCAATTGATGTTAATGATCTTAAACAGGCTGATATGCTTGAACTGGCCAAACTATGTTCGCGGAGCAatataattctataaatttcATCATAAAAAACTGAAACCGATTGATTCAAATAAGCAAGGAACAAAGGACTAAAGcgagtaaaaaaaaatgtaatcagCCTGGTGCGAAAACTGACGGTAGTGGGACATGTAACGTGGTTTCACACATGCTATTGAGTAGGAACACATACGGGTCCATATACTCCaggtaaaaattatgaaataggCTCCTGCAACCAAACGAGTCGTCGCcccattattttttgttaacaTGCAATACAGGAGAAAAACGGTTTAAAATATCTAATAACTTTTTCCTTCGCAAATATACATACTGTatcttatacaaattaattttccttttttttttatttccatatTTAATGTGCTGAAAGTGCAATGAtcttacaatttttaatcagGGATTGAAACAGTTTTTCAGATTCTATTTAAAAcagttataaaaaattgaacaacTTTACAAATGTTATGAGTAAGAAAAAATACTTGCTCATATGGTCCCACTTATAGTTCCAAAACAGTTCAATATCAGTTCTAAAAGTGATTTTGTAACAGTTTCATATGGGTTTTAATAGTAACAGATAAATTCTGATAAAGTCaggtaaaattataaaaagaattcCCTTGTAACCTACAGTAATACTAATACCTACAATGCCTACAATGGTAATAGACAGACAAAAGGCAAAGACCCTCTTGAGATTGGTGGATGCGGCAACAATCACATACGTTCGAAAGAGTTGTTTTCTAGATTCTagaatttaaaatcatttcaaGCGAACCAGAATAAACTGTGTCAAGTATATCTTAAAAGTGGCGTTTTGCTATATCACATTGACTACCTTACTTTATTTTCCTACATTagaataatcaattaaattagtatcagattaatattacatttgtattaaaattgtgTTAAGACAAAATATTAGAACAATATTGTTAGTATTAAGAtaggtaaaatattattatgaacTGTTATGGAATCGACATTAGAACCAACACTAGAACAGAAATCAGAATCTTGTTCACTAGTTTTGATTTTTCTTCCTTAAAAACGAAAACCACTGTAGTAGTTCAATCCCTGCTTATAATACATACGTTCTATGAACAAGCTAAAAAACCTACAGCCTAACAAACTTTAGTAATAATGCAGCGAAGTTAAACTATACTAAAAGAATAGATATACTAACTAATTATTTATCCGTTTTATATACGAAAATTATacttctaaaaatatttctctaGAAAAACTGTAAGTATTATATAcatgataatataatttttaagtcATGGATATGgtgttttaaattgaaaaatatacttACAGTTACAagagaaatataattaattcgaatattaaaattatacaataaatatagACTAGAGTTTTTCTACTTACTTAAATGCTTTACTTAATGTTCCCAATGCTACATCACTTGTGTCAATTTCAAGCTGATGTGAGTCTAAACTTATCAAGAACGTatcctaaaaaataaaaaaatttacatagtgataataaaaaaacaGAGTAAAACTAAACTACTAAAATTCATTGTATCATGCAATGAAACTTACCGCATCAGGTTTACATACTGTATTAGCCATTTGCCTGCATAAGGTTCGTAAATAATTTGTCTTGTTTACTTCCTCATCAGTGATTGTAAACGAAAacaatttctcttttaattcttGATTACTTCTCACCATTAAAGCAAATACTTTATGGCATTCTACAAGCATGCATAGTACATATTTCATATCAGAAACATTTTCaacatacatataaatatacaaaagcgTTCAGAAACATTATTAAACATTGTATATACAATGCTTATTGAAGTAGAATCTCGACATTTTCCGCGCCAAGGGCTACAAGGGCGGAGCAAGAAATCAGTTTAAGAACTTACCATCAGTTTCTTTTATATCCACAACCTTTTTTATCGTACTAAGTGATAACATTTTGATATGTTTATACGGCTTTCCCTGACTTAATTTAGTCGTGTGCAATCCATTTGCTGTATTCGGACTCTTTAACGAATTAAAAGCTTTAGACCTTTTCTTGCATATTTCAAGAGTATCAGTAAACAGGAATAGAACTAAATGATCGCCACGCCCACTTAGACCCTCACTAAGTTCCATCACGTCGCATTTACCAATGAATGATCGATGTGATGAAACTAAATGCGGTGGACAGTTgtcaatttcattgaaaatgtcGAACATAACTAACTGGCCTtcagtttttcttttatcttcatttatataCGTCATGACTTCTTTAATACTGCTAATGGATAATTCCAATGCACTATGATCTGGATTATTTTTACTGGTGTGTTTAAGAATATCTGtaatatagaaatattagaaatattagtTATCCGTAGTTAATTATAAGAattcattgaataattaaaattaataaatttaccgTTTAGTAATAAACTAATACTGGGCAATCTTTGTACTGGTTTAATCAGTAATTCCTTTAAGCTTTGTCTGCCACATTCTGGTTTAGTTTGACAAACTTTCAGAAAAGCGTGAAATCGCGATTTATTTTGATCACACTGATCGAGCATCTCCTTTGTATTTTCGAAGAAATTGACATATGGTGGATACGCCTTGACTAGGTCAGGTGCGAACTTCAGAAATATATTACCTATACTTATATCCTCCATCCAATGAGTGGCACTGTATCTCAATTCttctaacatttttttatgaacCTCATAAATGGGtggaaaatttccaaatatAATTTTAGCTTCTGTACCATTTAATAATTCGCCACTTGTATCTATGAGATCTTCCAGCGGTGATTTAAATAGctgaaagtaaataaatattgcatTATACAAATACATTATATCATTATTTGATGTAATACATCAATATATTACCGTCATTATTGTACTAAGAATTCCAACATAATTTGACTCTGTTTGTACTAATTCTAAGAAAACTTGATGACGCGGTGATAAATTTTTCCTAGCGTTGTCCGTATTAACAGCTTCCACTTCTGGAATATCtgacaattattattaattcaattttatattatcttcCCCTTCGTATGGTTCATATCACATGTTATTATCAAACTTATGCAATTGTTAGGgcatgttaaataaaataaaaagatatggaatgtaatattttaaattaaaaaaataaatgaaccaCAAAGGAAGGGAAGATGTCGGAGGATAGTTAAAAAAGCAGCAAAACGTTTCACAAAATAATAGTTAAATAACAATCTTAAATGTAGAATAGAAATTGTAGAAATGTGTAAATGTTAAAAGTAACTAACCATCAAGT
The sequence above is a segment of the Osmia lignaria lignaria isolate PbOS001 chromosome 12, iyOsmLign1, whole genome shotgun sequence genome. Coding sequences within it:
- the pbl gene encoding epithelial cell transforming 2 pebble isoform X7 yields the protein MEEQSVHSSISDINSEETVRNEHVIIPRKKRICLIGAAGDDPALGAAAQQFNVPVLKSETGLEYVEDTAYCTYFILKKFEGPEYDALHKSAHRILGPTALLQLAERKDSLPSINRPMYTQAMVGTVVVFTGFRKKDELTKLINMIHNMGGSIRKEMGAKVTHLIANCCGGDKYRYAVTFRVPIMSMEWVIALWNAKDDISNYGNNEELITTYKLKPFFGAKVCFFGFPEEEKRHMCEVLQQQGGESTEIDDPNCTHVVVDESNVSALPDLASVRAHIVKAEWFWTSVQNEGAADEKEYLFEDYLESVLSPTVAARRDSQQAVTPSTASTRRKRKRLADTLSSLVQNGTDSPALHKRRSSISDAGHLSVSGSFLDCTTSPEKPLLDDIPEVEAVNTDNARKNLSPRHQVFLELVQTESNYVGILSTIMTLFKSPLEDLIDTSGELLNGTEAKIIFGNFPPIYEVHKKMLEELRYSATHWMEDISIGNIFLKFAPDLVKAYPPYVNFFENTKEMLDQCDQNKSRFHAFLKVCQTKPECGRQSLKELLIKPVQRLPSISLLLNDILKHTSKNNPDHSALELSISSIKEVMTYINEDKRKTEGQLVMFDIFNEIDNCPPHLVSSHRSFIGKCDVMELSEGLSGRGDHLVLFLFTDTLEICKKRSKAFNSLKSPNTANGLHTTKLSQGKPYKHIKMLSLSTIKKVVDIKETDECHKVFALMVRSNQELKEKLFSFTITDEEVNKTNYLRTLCRQMANTVCKPDADTFLISLDSHQLEIDTSDVALGTLSKAFKSLFHNFYLEYMDPYVFLLNSMCETTLHVPLPFASRTRMKVGRAFSFNKTPSKLKRAMSTMMSPFGSTNSLTPASQQLAQMRLASCNNINELGNGGSGSPSRDDVLVAPMSVQPTRKAKCSSLSMASLRRNCSEEVMQDKSDL